Below is a genomic region from Lysobacter terrestris.
AGCCGTGCGCGAAGACAGCGGCACCGTGGTCGGCGCGATGCAGAGCTCCGATGCGGTGCGCACGGAAGCCGCGGTCGCCGTGGGCGGGGTGAAGGCGGTGCCGGCGGTGCGCGCGCAGGCGCGCAAGCTCGGCGTCGACATCGCCCGCGTGCGCGCAACCGGCGCCGACGGCGTGGTGACGATGGACGACGTGAAGCGCGCCGCCGCCGACGGCTCCGCGCCGATCGGTGCGGCACGCCCGGCCGTGCGCGATGTGCTCGAGTCCTCGCCGGCGTTCCGCGCGCTGCCGCCGGAGCCGCGCCGCGACGTCGCGCACAACACCGCCCGCAGCACGCTGTCGCAATCGGGCAAGCCGATGCGTACGCAGCCGCCGGGCGCGGTCGCCAGCGGCCAGCCCGAGCAACTCAAGGGCGTGCGCCGCAACATGGCGCGCGTCATGGCCGACGCGCACAGCAAGGTCGTGCCGACCACCCTGGTCGACGACGCCGACCTGCACGCGTGGATCGGCAAGCAGGACATCACCGCGCGCCTGGTCCGCGCGATCGTGACCGCCTGCAAGACCGTGCCGGCGCTCAATGCCTGGTTCGACGGCGAGAACCTGACCCGCACCCAGCACCCGCACGTCGACGTGGGCATCGCCGTGGACACCGACGACGGCCTGTTCGTGCCGGCGCTGCGCAACGCCGACATGCTCGACGGCGCCGGCATCCGCACCGCGATCCAGCGCCTGCGCGCGCAGGTCGAGGACCGTTCCATCCCGCCGAGCGAACTCAGCGGCTACACCATCTCGCTGTCCAACTTCGGCATGTTCGCCGGCCGCTATGCGACGCCGGTGGTGGTGCCGCCGTGCGTGGCGATCGTCGGCGCGGGCAAGCTCTCGCACGACGTGGTCGCGGTGATCGGTGGCATCGAAGTGCACCGGCGCATGCCGATCTCGCTGACCTTCGACCACCGCGCCTGCACGGGCGGCGAGGCGGCGCGCTTCCTCAAGGCGCTGCTCGACGACATGGCTTCGCCGAACTGAGGCAAGGCGGGTCGCGACCCGTAGCCCGGGTAAGCGCAGCGCACCCGGGTTAGCCGTACCCACCGACCACAAGCCCCGGGTGCGCTGCGCTTACCCGGGCTACGTTTGGAAAGGAGCGCGCCATGGCCCACCGCAGCCGCCTCGCCGGTTTCATCATCGACTGCAACACCGGCGACCTGGATGCCGCCGCCGATTTCTGGGCTCAGGCGCTGGGTGTGACCGTCGCCGAC
It encodes:
- a CDS encoding dihydrolipoamide acetyltransferase family protein, producing MTATKSFLLPDLGEGLPDATIVEWYVKVGDTIRLDDNLVSMETAKAVVDVPSPVSGKVLKLAGAAGDVIVTGTMLAEFEVDPSLPQRAEGQDTGHHHGGGHAPAAPARTPEPETRTEAVREDSGTVVGAMQSSDAVRTEAAVAVGGVKAVPAVRAQARKLGVDIARVRATGADGVVTMDDVKRAAADGSAPIGAARPAVRDVLESSPAFRALPPEPRRDVAHNTARSTLSQSGKPMRTQPPGAVASGQPEQLKGVRRNMARVMADAHSKVVPTTLVDDADLHAWIGKQDITARLVRAIVTACKTVPALNAWFDGENLTRTQHPHVDVGIAVDTDDGLFVPALRNADMLDGAGIRTAIQRLRAQVEDRSIPPSELSGYTISLSNFGMFAGRYATPVVVPPCVAIVGAGKLSHDVVAVIGGIEVHRRMPISLTFDHRACTGGEAARFLKALLDDMASPN